A single genomic interval of Oryza sativa Japonica Group chromosome 7, ASM3414082v1 harbors:
- the LOC107281573 gene encoding uncharacterized protein — protein MGKPVRSLPSSRPRRKRTVAAVMPKRAASRRRGGPTTRARVGNKSSSAAPGSGYGGAVDGVLPPEMLHEVLLRLPAKPICRLRAVCHSWRSFTSDPLFAAAHAARHPHTALLLAVGVETSPTPREHKLLRIVESRDYSHVSEIITTSDTKPQWRKADNPPDYLDWSFTNGVVYRGAAYFLLSYFNRVAASSLIRTGCMPSFDLETEQWSMTLQGPTKTILHDANGTVNYTGLAGHLMLAQLKGTLSAAHWKDHVSIVDLWFLTDFDKGTWSKEYRINVDFVFFGTGVYVKVHPLVVTDEGEVVFWLQAGTKAIVQIYNPVTKISLDITETSIYAGVGVYTGSPLCLEGV, from the exons ATGGGGAAGCCCGTCCGGTCCTTGCCGTCCTCTAGACCCCGCCGGAAGAggaccgtcgccgccgtgatgCCCAAGCGCGCTGCCTCTCGCCGTCGTGGCGGTCCTACTACTCGTGCTCGCGTCGGTAACaagtcctcgtcggcggcgcctgGCAGTGGGTACGGAGGAGCAGTGGACGGCGTGTTGCCACCGGAGATGCTGCACGAGGTCCTGCTTCGCCTCCCCGCCAAGCCCAtctgccgcctccgcgccgtctgCCACTCGTGGCGGTCCTTCACCTCCGACCcgctcttcgccgccgcgcacgccgcccgccaccctcacaccgccctcctcctcgccgttggCGTGGAGACCTCTCCTACCCCAC GCGAGCACAAGCTACTCCGCATCGTGGAGTCCAGGGACTACTCCCACGTGTCGGAGATCATCACCACCAGCGACACGAAACCTCAGTGGAGGAAGGCGGACAACCCACCGGACTACCTCGATTGGAGCTTCACCAATGGAGTCGTGTACAGAGGCGCGGCTTACTTCCTCCTGTCCTACTTCAACCGCgttgccgcctcctccctcatACGGACAGGCTGCATGCCTTCCTTCGACCTTGAAACGGAGCAATGGAGCATGACTCTCCAAGGGCCAACAAAGACGATTCTTCATGATGCTAATGGCACAGTAAACTACACTGGCCTCGCCGGCCATCTCATGTTAGCTCAACTTAAGGGCACTCTGTCTGCAGCGCATTGGAAAGATCACGTTTCTATCGTGGATCTGTGGTTTCTGACTGATTTTGACAAGGGGACGTGGTCGAAAGAATATAGGATTAAtgttgattttgttttctttggaACTGGAGTTTATGTGAAAGTGCACCCTTTGGTTGTGACGGACGAGGGAGAGGTAGTGTTTTGGTTGCAAGCAGGGACAAAAGCGATCGTGCAGATTTATAACCCGGTAACTAAGATTTCCTTGGATATAACGGAAACAAGCATCTATGCTGGAGTAGGTGTGTACACTGGAAGTCCGTTATGTCTAGAGGGTGTGTGA